The following proteins are encoded in a genomic region of Gossypium hirsutum isolate 1008001.06 chromosome D05, Gossypium_hirsutum_v2.1, whole genome shotgun sequence:
- the LOC107904110 gene encoding ankyrin repeat-containing protein BDA1 encodes MKMDERLKRAAETGNVDALYSFIHHDANVFKRIDKMEFVDTPLHVAAVAGNTGFAMEMMNLKPSFARKLNPDGFSPIHLALLNQQTQMVIDFLSVDKDLIRVKGKGGFTVLHHVTLDENCLHLLCRFLDVCPDCIFDLTIERQTALHIAAEKNKFEAFKAMLEWIQSAFEDNKSKRSKILNFQDKDGNTVLHLAASINQPEMIKLLIECKEVDRNKTNESGFTAMDVLQRQTVGDNTESVNILNSNPLKFQKLSKFKILKDADDT; translated from the exons ATGAAAATGGATGAAAGGTTAAAGAGAGCAGCTGAAACAGGAAACGTCGATGCCTTGTATTCATTCATCCACCACGATGCCAATGTTTTCAAGCGTATAGATAAGATGGAGTTCGTGGATACGCCATTACACGTTGCTGCAGTTGCAGGCAATACCGGTTTTGCAATGGAGATGATGAACTTGAAGCCATCGTTTGCCAGGAAACTGAACCCGGATGGGTTTTCCCCCATTCATCTAGCCTTGCTTAATCAACAAACCCAAATGGTGATTGATTTTTTATCTGTTGATAAAGATCTTATTCGTGTTAAAGGAAAGGGAGGTTTCACTGTTCTTCATCATGTTACTTTGGATGAAAATTGCCTTCATCTTTTGTGCCGGTTTTTGGATGTTTGTCCCGATTGTATCTTTGATTTGACAATTGAGAGACAAACTGCTTTGCATATTGCTGCAGAGAAAAACAAATTTGAAGCATTTAAAGCGATGTTGGAATGGATTCAAAGTGCGTTTGAAGACAATAAGTCTAAGAGAAGTAAAATATTGAACTTTCAGGATAAGGATGGCAACACTGTACTGCACTTAGCTGCATCAATTAACCAGCCCGAG ATGATCAAACTATTGATAGAATGCAAGGAAGTGGACAGGAACAAGACCAATGAAAGTGGTTTTACAGCAATGGATGTGTTACAAAGACAAACTGTAGGCGACAATACGGAGAGTGTGAACATCCTGAACAGTAATCCCCTCAAATTTCAAAAGTTGTCAAAGTTCAAAATACTGAAAGATGCGGATGACACCTGA